CAAGTTTTGTAAAATGCCCCGAAACGTTTGGACGTGAAGGATCACTTCTTAGGCCACGGAGAGTTCAAAATTCATGAAGACCAACCTGGAAATCATCCAGAGTATTTACCTCGGGGATGCAGAGCAGAATGCGAAGAATCTGCAGGCCATTCTCGCACCCGAGTTCGAATGGAGAGAGGCTGCGGGCTTCCCCTATACCGGGACCTTTCACAGCTTCGAGGAGATTGTGAAAAACCTGTTTGCCCCGCTCGGGAGCGAATGGATTGGATTCCGCGCGCACGCCGAAAAATTTTACGATGCCGGCGAGACCATCATTACAACCGGCTTCTATCACGGCACTTATAAGAAGACAAATCGCGCCATGGAAGCCGCATTCGCACATGTGTGGACTCTGAAGGATGGCAAGATCGTCAAATACGTCCAATGCGCCGATACCAGGAAAGTTTGGGAGGCGATGGAGGGAAGCTGAAAAGCGCTCGTCGAAAAATAGGAGACCTCGCGTGGCGGATGATGCATTTTTCAATCCTTTAAATCGTTTGAGAAATGCCTGTCGACTTTTCGCCCATTTTGCTCTGGCCAGGCCCGCAATGCAGTTTGGATCACCCGCTGTAATTCTTTACGGCTTGCCCCGCCGGCAGCCTGAACC
This window of the Terriglobales bacterium genome carries:
- a CDS encoding nuclear transport factor 2 family protein, with the translated sequence MKTNLEIIQSIYLGDAEQNAKNLQAILAPEFEWREAAGFPYTGTFHSFEEIVKNLFAPLGSEWIGFRAHAEKFYDAGETIITTGFYHGTYKKTNRAMEAAFAHVWTLKDGKIVKYVQCADTRKVWEAMEGS